The following proteins come from a genomic window of Caldisericia bacterium:
- the truB gene encoding tRNA pseudouridine(55) synthase TruB encodes MKELFSGIINSFKPPGITSFQFMSIIKKLCKFKKVGHGGILDFMAQGVLPILVGEATKLTPLLFLLPKEYEGEITFGIKTDSDDIWGNVLEERDSSYLTIREIEKIKGEFIGRIFQVPPQFSAKRISGERAYEIARRGEVVPLKEQEVEIYQFEIIDFMEGKYPKLKFKILCSSGTYMRSLARDMGEKLGTFGILSYLIRSAVGKLEVKDSFHLDEIEDYVLNNKIDNLIISISNFLDFIPKVQLPQRKLTLFINGSQIKYEHPFLKGGYVLVVNGLQEAVGIGKYIEDRGILKPVRILKSNENL; translated from the coding sequence ATGAAAGAGTTATTTTCTGGAATAATAAACTCTTTTAAACCACCAGGTATTACATCTTTTCAATTTATGAGTATTATAAAAAAGTTGTGTAAATTTAAAAAAGTTGGTCATGGCGGAATTTTAGATTTTATGGCTCAAGGTGTTTTACCAATTCTTGTTGGTGAAGCAACAAAACTCACACCACTTCTTTTTTTGCTACCTAAGGAGTATGAAGGAGAAATAACTTTTGGAATTAAAACAGATAGCGATGATATTTGGGGAAATGTTTTAGAGGAGCGTGATTCCTCATATCTCACAATAAGAGAAATTGAAAAGATAAAAGGTGAATTTATAGGAAGAATATTTCAAGTTCCACCACAATTTTCAGCAAAAAGAATTTCAGGCGAAAGAGCATATGAAATTGCAAGGAGAGGAGAAGTTGTTCCATTAAAAGAACAAGAAGTTGAAATTTATCAATTTGAAATTATAGATTTTATGGAAGGTAAATATCCAAAATTGAAATTTAAAATACTTTGTTCTTCAGGCACTTACATGAGAAGTTTAGCAAGAGATATGGGCGAAAAACTTGGCACTTTTGGAATTTTATCTTATTTAATAAGATCTGCTGTTGGAAAACTCGAAGTAAAAGATAGTTTTCATTTAGATGAAATAGAAGATTATGTTTTAAATAATAAAATTGATAATTTAATAATTTCTATAAGCAATTTTCTTGATTTTATACCAAAAGTTCAACTTCCTCAAAGAAAATTAACACTATTTATAAATGGATCACAAATTAAATACGAACATCCATTTTTAAAAGGAGGGTATGTTCTAGTAGTTAATGGATTACAAGAGGCAGTTGGAATTGGAAAATATATTGAAGATAGAGGAATTTTAAAACCAGTAAGAATATTAAAATCAAATGAAAATTTATAG
- a CDS encoding FAD synthetase family protein: MKIYREFQKLDEQITISIGTYDAIHCGHIEIIQKMKDFGLKTCIISFYPPPFIHFELEKFVLFTLEEKIKIFEELKIDFIFFIEFNDKIKNLSSEDFIKILISNFNIKYLIVGKSFRFGRNKEGDRFLLEKLSKKYDFQLKLIEEKKFGKEKISSSKIRNLIKIGDIETANKFLYKNYFIITKKENDKLIIDSLKVLPPDGVYLVNINDEKNKKIEISRREIKLKEDLDFNEIKIEFLKKLS; encoded by the coding sequence ATGAAAATTTATAGAGAATTCCAAAAATTAGATGAACAAATAACTATTTCGATAGGGACATATGATGCAATTCATTGTGGTCACATAGAAATTATTCAAAAAATGAAGGATTTTGGTTTAAAAACATGTATTATTTCTTTTTATCCACCTCCATTTATACATTTTGAATTAGAAAAATTTGTTTTATTTACACTTGAAGAGAAAATAAAAATTTTTGAAGAGTTGAAAATAGATTTCATTTTTTTTATAGAGTTTAATGATAAGATAAAAAATTTAAGTTCAGAAGATTTTATAAAAATTCTTATTTCAAATTTTAATATAAAATATTTAATTGTTGGAAAGTCGTTTAGATTTGGTAGAAATAAAGAAGGGGATAGGTTTTTACTTGAAAAACTTAGTAAAAAATATGATTTCCAACTTAAATTAATTGAAGAAAAAAAATTTGGAAAAGAAAAAATTAGTAGTAGCAAAATTAGAAATTTAATTAAAATTGGGGATATTGAAACTGCGAATAAATTTTTATATAAAAACTATTTTATTATTACAAAAAAAGAGAATGATAAATTAATTATTGACTCTCTTAAAGTTTTGCCACCTGATGGAGTATATTTAGTAAATATTAATGATGAAAAAAATAAAAAAATTGAGATAAGTAGAAGAGAAATTAAATTAAAAGAAGACCTTGATTTTAATGAAATAAAAATAGAATTTTTAAAAAAATTGAGTTAA
- a CDS encoding valine--tRNA ligase, producing MDLDKVYSPKDVESEIYKFWLDENIFYSNNSSKKEPYSIVMPPPNVTGSLHLGHAFNSTLQDIMIRYKKMKGFEVLWLPGVDHAGIATQLMVENDLLKEGLTKEILGREKFLEKVWKWKEKYGNRIVEQQKRLGIYADWSRHRFTMDPEYQKAVLKAFVTLYNEGLIYQGEYMINWCPVCKTSLSDLEVEHIEEKTKLYFVKYPFKDSDNFVVVATTRPETMLGDTAVAVNPKDNRYKNLVGKTLILPIVGREIPLIEDEAVDMEFGTGAVKVTPAHDPLDYEISLRHNLEKINILTEDGKINENGGKFKGLSRFEAREKIVNELKEKGYLIDIKDYIHTVGIHDRCKNLIEPYISKQWFVKMKPLAEEALKVVKDGKVKIIPERWQKVYEDWLINIKDWCISRQIWWGHRIPVYYCKSCNKKFASETELNRCPDCDGEVERDNDVLDTWFSSALWPFATLGWPEKTLDLEFYYPTSLLVTGYDILFFWVARMVMFGIYFMKKEPFKHVLIHGLIRDEKGRKMSKTLGNVIDPIELIDEYGADATRFTFSQLFTLGGQDVNLSIGRIKFSRNFMNKIWNSGRFVINFLKDFNPEDKIELSLKKEDKWILSRMYEVSELANKYIESYEFGEITRILYEFYWHEFCDWYIELSKFRDDKTNKFVLFTVFVNSLKLFHPFIPFITEKLYKILLPKEKTIVYSKYPEKEDFLFDENSIEEFNIFTDINKSIRNLKSVLNIPLKKKEKVFIKFNKEFLNYWKNYIEKLSFCEILDKEENLKSIKDVVQGAEIILYIEKDYPIEERVKSMEKEIESLKKEIISLKERLNNKDFLEKAPFEVIEESKEKLIENENKLKLLLMHIEELKS from the coding sequence ATGGATTTAGATAAAGTTTATTCACCAAAAGATGTTGAGAGTGAAATTTACAAATTTTGGTTAGATGAAAATATTTTTTACTCAAACAATAGCAGTAAAAAAGAACCATATTCAATTGTTATGCCTCCTCCAAATGTTACAGGATCTCTTCATCTAGGACATGCATTTAACTCAACTCTTCAAGACATAATGATAAGATACAAAAAAATGAAGGGTTTTGAAGTTTTATGGCTTCCTGGTGTTGATCATGCAGGAATTGCTACACAACTTATGGTTGAAAATGATCTACTTAAAGAGGGTTTAACAAAAGAAATTTTAGGAAGAGAGAAGTTTCTTGAGAAAGTTTGGAAATGGAAAGAGAAATATGGAAATAGAATTGTTGAACAACAAAAAAGATTAGGAATTTATGCTGATTGGTCAAGGCATAGATTCACAATGGATCCTGAATATCAAAAAGCAGTCTTGAAAGCATTTGTAACTCTTTATAATGAAGGATTAATTTATCAAGGTGAATACATGATTAATTGGTGTCCAGTTTGTAAAACATCACTTTCAGATTTAGAAGTTGAACATATAGAAGAAAAAACAAAATTATACTTTGTAAAATATCCTTTTAAAGACTCAGATAATTTTGTGGTTGTTGCTACAACAAGACCAGAAACTATGCTTGGTGATACCGCTGTTGCAGTAAATCCTAAAGATAATAGATATAAAAATTTAGTTGGGAAAACTTTAATTTTACCAATAGTGGGAAGAGAAATTCCTCTAATTGAAGATGAAGCAGTTGATATGGAATTTGGAACTGGCGCAGTAAAAGTTACACCTGCTCATGATCCATTAGATTATGAGATAAGTTTAAGACATAACTTAGAAAAGATAAATATTTTAACTGAAGATGGTAAGATAAATGAAAATGGTGGTAAATTTAAAGGTCTTTCAAGATTTGAGGCAAGAGAAAAAATAGTAAATGAATTAAAAGAGAAAGGTTATCTTATTGATATAAAAGATTATATTCATACAGTAGGAATTCATGATAGATGTAAAAATTTGATTGAACCATATATATCAAAGCAGTGGTTTGTTAAAATGAAACCCCTTGCAGAAGAAGCTCTTAAAGTAGTAAAAGATGGAAAAGTAAAAATTATCCCTGAGAGATGGCAAAAAGTATATGAAGATTGGCTAATAAATATTAAAGATTGGTGTATATCAAGACAGATTTGGTGGGGTCATAGAATTCCTGTTTATTATTGTAAAAGTTGTAATAAAAAATTTGCTAGTGAAACAGAATTAAATAGATGTCCAGATTGTGATGGTGAAGTTGAGAGAGATAATGATGTTCTTGATACTTGGTTTTCTTCAGCCCTATGGCCTTTTGCAACTCTTGGATGGCCTGAAAAAACTTTAGATCTTGAATTCTATTATCCAACATCTCTTCTTGTAACTGGATATGATATTCTCTTTTTCTGGGTTGCAAGAATGGTAATGTTTGGTATTTATTTTATGAAAAAAGAGCCATTTAAACATGTTTTGATTCATGGTTTAATAAGAGATGAAAAAGGAAGAAAAATGAGTAAAACCCTTGGAAATGTAATTGATCCTATTGAACTTATTGATGAATATGGAGCAGATGCCACAAGATTTACTTTTTCGCAACTATTTACACTTGGAGGACAAGATGTAAATCTTTCAATAGGAAGAATAAAATTTTCTAGAAACTTTATGAATAAGATTTGGAATTCAGGAAGATTTGTCATTAACTTTCTTAAAGATTTTAACCCAGAGGATAAAATCGAACTTTCTTTAAAAAAAGAGGATAAGTGGATTTTATCTAGAATGTATGAAGTTTCAGAACTAGCAAATAAATATATTGAAAGTTATGAATTTGGTGAAATAACAAGGATACTTTATGAATTTTATTGGCATGAGTTTTGCGATTGGTATATTGAGTTATCTAAATTTAGAGATGATAAGACAAACAAATTTGTTCTTTTTACTGTTTTTGTTAATTCTTTAAAGCTATTTCATCCATTTATTCCATTTATAACTGAGAAACTTTATAAAATTCTTTTACCGAAAGAGAAAACAATTGTTTATTCAAAATATCCAGAAAAAGAAGACTTTTTATTCGATGAAAATTCTATTGAAGAGTTCAACATCTTTACGGACATTAATAAAAGCATAAGAAATTTAAAAAGTGTTTTGAATATACCCTTAAAAAAGAAAGAGAAAGTTTTTATAAAATTTAATAAAGAGTTTTTAAATTATTGGAAAAATTATATAGAGAAACTTTCTTTCTGTGAGATTTTAGATAAGGAGGAAAATTTAAAAAGTATCAAAGATGTTGTTCAGGGTGCTGAAATTATTCTTTATATTGAAAAAGATTATCCTATTGAAGAGAGAGTAAAAAGTATGGAGAAAGAAATTGAATCTCTTAAAAAAGAAATAATCTCTCTCAAAGAGAGATTAAATAATAAAGATTTCCTCGAAAAAGCACCTTTTGAGGTTATTGAAGAATCAAAAGAAAAATTAATTGAAAATGAAAATAAATTGAAATTACTCTTAATGCACATTGAAGAACTTAAAAGTTAA